Genomic window (Primulina eburnea isolate SZY01 chromosome 8, ASM2296580v1, whole genome shotgun sequence):
agatccgtgagacgatctcacataaaATTCACTCTATAGGAATATAGCTGAAGTGAGCAAACAAGGCGACAGTGTTAAGGAGGTTGATTAGGGGGATACCATTCAAGGGAATATTATATTTGCCTATTATTgacttttattataaataatataacaatAGATTGAGTAGCGGAGAAGATCATGTCTCCTCCACTTCAATCACATAGATCACTTCCCTAAAAATAGGAAagtaatattaaatttaaataaaagtttgTCTTTATATCATAGATATGATTTTGTGATGAAAAATCTAAACAAATtcagatataattttttttttgaactgaCAAATTCAGATATAATGtacataataatatattttttttcttgatttttctcAATGGTTGAGATTTATAAATATAGAAATATATCATTGTGCCGGTAAGAGtggaaaagaaagaagaaacaaTATAGAAACATAACAAAAGTTTTTTGACGCCCACACGTTAATTCGTTGGTTCGAGAGAATAGGCGTGGAAGAATTATAGTATCTTAACTCAAAGTATTGCAACCTCATTCGATAAAGGTATATTTTATCTCTtcttgattatttattaaaataatataggtATCGATCGTTCAacattttggtgaaaaatgttgTTTTATACGATTCGATCTATTCCAATCTTAcgtcaaatataatttttttttatatattcggTTTGAGAAGCCAACACTGATTTCCAAGCCTTTTCATCGTGGACGAAGGTCAGGATATAGCCATCGTCTTCGGATTTTAGATGTGGACCTGCAGGAAGAAACATGGGTTCTCCCCCGAATTTCTCATCCCCGTAAATGAATTTCTTGGTTTCGCCTGTGAAAAGGTTTACCTTTGCGAACCCGGAGACACACGATTGGGCTTACTTAATACTCAGTTTGGTGGCAATTATACCTGTGATTGTTCTTATCGTCGGTTTTGTTGCAGACATGTTCttttttgcattttaattacAAATGCAGTTTGATTCTGTGTGAAAATTATCAGCCAGATCCGTGTCGGGATTTTGCAAAAATTATTAGATTTGTTTCATATATTGAAAATGAAAATAAGTAAAATATTTTGCCGTTTGCTAACTAAATTTCTATTTTGAGACCAAACTACAATATATTCATTCCACAAATATTGAGATGTTTTCATTCCAAATTTTATTGATATCTAGCCTTATTTCGAAATCGATACATGATTTGTATCGATTATATTTTATGCATCTCGGTTGATGTGAATACTGATCTCTATTATATTTTCAGAAGCAGTTCATCAATACTCACTCATCAATGGATTTTTTGGATAATGTATACAAAAAATCGGCCAGGAGTAGTGTTAAAGTTGGCAAGATCATGTTCAAAACATTGTTGAGACCCATAGTCCGAGCGACGTCGCAAGTCGTCATGGCGACCTGCCTGCAAAAACTTTTAACAGACCTTCACAATTTCAACCTCGGCGCTTTCATGGtgatttacatagatatatagaatatattcttctttctttttctacttttttttttcgaaatgattttatgatttatactTTGTTGTCTTTTCAGACAATTATTATTAAGGTGGATTCCAGCAGACTGGGATGGCAAAAAGGAGTATTAGTAGCACTGAAAAATATCAAAGGTACTATGACACACTTTCATGGATTCTTATTCGTGAACTCTATcgatatttattataaaaataatattttttttgggtgacccaaataaaatatccgtaAAACAAAATTGACCTGTGAGACTGTTTTACAAAAATGTTGTGACTACCATTAATAGCATgtctaaaataaaattataataattgtaCATTCGTATATAAAACGAAGAAGAAGAAGCCCTGAAAGTCATGTTTCTGGTTTGTCCTGTTGATATTCTaaacatttttcaaaaataaaaactcaaccaaacattgtttatttaatttttttttatatagaaaAACTTGTACGTTATTTTTCCTTTGTATAATTTACTAACAAAATGTGGTGGAAACTGAACATTATTAATTCATGAACATAGGGGCACGCTTCAAAATGGATCAAAATGGTGTTGTGGAGATATCTGGAGTAGGCGATCCGAAGAGACTTTTGAAGAAAATCGGGAGATCGAGCCGCGTAACGCTCCTATGGTTCCAATTCGGACAATGCTCGGAGAACCTATACATGGCCGCGAGCATTGGTAAGAAAAGCGATCCTCCTGCAGCTAAAGAAAATAAACCTATTGGTTACGGTAATAATGATACCAggtttccctttcttcccaatatGCATGCTGGATTTGCCCATCCCAGGCCAAATTTACTCACACCTTACGGTCCATATTAACGCCCTCTCCtcaattttaaatttctaaTTTCCTAGTTAACTCGTCGTTTGACTCAAGCTCTACAACTGATTATTgttatctatactatattattaagtgcGATGACATATAATAACTACTTATA
Coding sequences:
- the LOC140837704 gene encoding uncharacterized protein; translation: MDFLDNVYKKSARSSVKVGKIMFKTLLRPIVRATSQVVMATCLQKLLTDLHNFNLGAFMTIIIKVDSSRLGWQKGVLVALKNIKGARFKMDQNGVVEISGVGDPKRLLKKIGRSSRVTLLWFQFGQCSENLYMAASIGKKSDPPAAKENKPIGYGNNDTRFPFLPNMHAGFAHPRPNLLTPYGPY